The DNA sequence CCCGGGCGCCCGGGGGAGCGCGGCGGCCACCCGGTCGGTGAACTCGCCGTCGAAGACGAGCGCCGCCAGGTCCGCGTCCCGGTAGAGGTAGGCCAACTCCTCCTCGACGTAGCGGTAGTTGACGTTCACCGGGACCAGGCGGGCCTTGAGGCAGCCGAGGACCGTCTGGAGGTACTCGACGCCGTTGTACAGGTGCAGGCCCAGGTGCTCGCCGGGCTTGAGGCCGCTGTCGATCAGATGGTGGGCGACACGGTTCGCTGCCGCGTCGAGTTCCGCGTACGTGAGGCGGCGCTCGGCCCCGGTGCCGGGGTGGTCCAGATGCACGAGCGCCTCGCGGTCCGGCACCGCGTCGACGACCGACTCGAACAGGTCGGCAAGGTTGTACTCCACCGCTCCTCCTGACCCCGACGCCGTGACGTGCCGTGTGGCGGTCATCAGAGCAGAGGCGCACGGAAGGCGGAAGGGGCCGCGCGGAAGAAATCTGACTGAGTGTCAGCAATCTATTGAACTGGCACCTCGCCTCCTGCAACCTGTTCCAGGTCTGAAGACGGGAGGACGGCCATGGGTGACACGGAACATCTCTCCGTGCGGCGCGAAGGCGCCACACTGGTGCTCACGCTGAACCGGCCCGAAGCCAGGAACGCGCTCTCACTGCCGATGCTCGTGGGCCTCTACGACGGCTGGCTGGCCGCCGACGCCGATGACAGCGTGCGGTCGGTCGTCCTCACCGGGGCGGGCGGGGCGTTCTGCGCGGGCATGGACCTGAAGGCGCTGGCGGGCAAGGGAATGCGGGGCGCCGACGACGCGCGCTGGCGCGAGCGCCTCGCGGCGGACCCCGATCTGCACTGGAAGGCGATGCTGCGCCACCACCGGCCGCGCAAACCCGTCGTCGCCGCCGTCGAGGGGCCCTGCGTGGCGGGCGGCACCGAGATCCTCCAGGGCACCGACATCCGCGTCGCGGGCGAGTCCGCGACCTTCGGGCTCTTCGAGGTCAAGCGCGGCCTGTTCCCCATCGGCGGCTCCACGGTGCGCCTGCAACGCCAGATACCGCGCACGCACGCCCTGGAGATGCTGCTGACCGGCCGCCCGTACACCGCGCGGGAAGCCGCAGACGTCGGGCTCATCGGCCACGTCGTACCGGACGGCACCGCCCTGGAGCGGGCGCTCGCCATCGCCGAGCAGGTGAACGCCTGCGGGCCGCTGGCCGTCGAGGCCGTCAAGGCTTCCGTGTACGAGACCGCCGACCTGAGCGAGGCCGAGGGGCTCGCCGCCGAGTTGAAGCGCGGCTGGCCCGTCTTCGACACCGCAGACGCCAAGGAAGGCGCCCGTGCCTTCGCCGAGAAGCGCCCGCCCGTCTACCGGCGGGCCTGACCCCGAGGAGCCGACGACATGTCCGACGTGCTCAGCGCACCCATGGTCGTGGAGTTCCCCTTCACCCGCTCCCTCGGCCCCGTCCAGTCCGCCTTCCTGACCGGCCTGCGCGCACGCACCGTGCTCGGCGTGCGCACCACCGCGGGCACGGTGCTCGTCCCGCCCGTCGAGTACGACCCCGAGACCGCGGCGGAGCTACGGGACCTGGTCGAGGTCGCGGCGACCGGCACCGTCACCACCTGGGCCTGGAACCCCGCGCCCCGGCGCGGCCAGCCCCTGGACACCCCCTTCGCCTGGGTCCTCGTCCGCCTCGACGGCGCCGACACCGCGCTGCTGCACGCCCTGGACGCGCCGGGGCCCGACGCCGTCCGCACCGGACTGCGCGTCCGCGTCCGCTGGGCCGCCGAGCGCACCGGCGCCATCACGGACATCGCCTGCTTCGAGGCGTACGAGGGCGAGCCGTACGGGGGCGAGCCGACGTACCGTCAGGCAGTGCCGCACAGCGGGGAGTTCACGGGCGACGCGGTGACCGGTGTCGTCGCCCCCGCCCGTCTCGACTACACCTACACCCCGGGCCGGGCCCAGACCGCATACCTGGCGGCCCTGGCCGAGCGCCGCGCCGTCGGCGAGCGCTGCCCGCGCTGCCGCAAGGTCTACGTGCCCCCGCGCGGCGCCTGCCCCACCTGCGGGGTCGCCACCACCGAGCAGGTGGAGGTCGGCCCGCGCGGGACGGTCACCACCTTCTGCGTGGTCAACATCAAAGCGAAGAACCTCGACATCGAGGTGCCCTACGTGTACGCGCACATCGCCCTGGACGGCGCCGACCTCGCCCTGCACGGACGCATCGGCGGCATCCCGTACGACCAGGTCCGCATGGGTCTTCGCGTCGAACCGGTGTGGACCGAGGACGGGCGCCACCCCGACCACTACCGGCCGACCGGCGAGCCCGACGCCGACTACGACACGTACAAGGAGCTGCTGTGACAGGGGAGTTCACCGGCGCGCCCAGGGACGTGGCGATCGTCGCCTGCGCGCAGAGCGACCACCGGCGCCGCACCGACGAGCTGTCCGAGGTGGAGATGCTGATGCCGGTCCTGCACGAGGTCCTGGAGCGGACCGGTCTGACCACCGCCGACATCGGCTTCACCTGCTCCGGATCGAGCGACTACCTCGCGGGCCGGGCCTTCTCCTTCACCCTGGCGCTCGACGGCGTGGGCGCCTGGCCGCCCATCTCTGAGTCGCACGTGGAGATGGACGGCGCCTGGGCGCTGTACGAGGCCTGGATCAAGCTCCTGACCGGGGAGGCGGACACCGCGCTCGTCTACGCCTACGGCAAGTCCTCGCCCGGATCCGTACGGGACGTGCTCACCCGGCAGCTCGACCCCTACTACGCGGCCCCGCTGTGGCCCGACTCCGT is a window from the Streptomyces spectabilis genome containing:
- a CDS encoding crotonase/enoyl-CoA hydratase family protein, whose protein sequence is MGDTEHLSVRREGATLVLTLNRPEARNALSLPMLVGLYDGWLAADADDSVRSVVLTGAGGAFCAGMDLKALAGKGMRGADDARWRERLAADPDLHWKAMLRHHRPRKPVVAAVEGPCVAGGTEILQGTDIRVAGESATFGLFEVKRGLFPIGGSTVRLQRQIPRTHALEMLLTGRPYTAREAADVGLIGHVVPDGTALERALAIAEQVNACGPLAVEAVKASVYETADLSEAEGLAAELKRGWPVFDTADAKEGARAFAEKRPPVYRRA
- a CDS encoding Zn-ribbon domain-containing OB-fold protein, whose protein sequence is MSDVLSAPMVVEFPFTRSLGPVQSAFLTGLRARTVLGVRTTAGTVLVPPVEYDPETAAELRDLVEVAATGTVTTWAWNPAPRRGQPLDTPFAWVLVRLDGADTALLHALDAPGPDAVRTGLRVRVRWAAERTGAITDIACFEAYEGEPYGGEPTYRQAVPHSGEFTGDAVTGVVAPARLDYTYTPGRAQTAYLAALAERRAVGERCPRCRKVYVPPRGACPTCGVATTEQVEVGPRGTVTTFCVVNIKAKNLDIEVPYVYAHIALDGADLALHGRIGGIPYDQVRMGLRVEPVWTEDGRHPDHYRPTGEPDADYDTYKELL